From the Oryza glaberrima chromosome 5, OglaRS2, whole genome shotgun sequence genome, one window contains:
- the LOC127772889 gene encoding uncharacterized protein LOC127772889, whose product MGGSRRKLKRSRAKVKVGLPRKKPREFKPAFDLPEALAAAAAAEGGGHAPSWDAEGSVVKNYAAFGVVANPNLLGAHARGTPRLVQSAPLQAPDIDAARAPVDEFEPVDSGSDLESDDLKSALGKQRRDGKSAPLEPLTKVQRIYIGRLIEKHGDDYKAMFMDIKLNTMQHSVGTLKKLCERYHVVGKSIIHPLK is encoded by the exons atggGGGGATCGCGCCGCAAGCTCAAGCGCTCCCGCGCCAAGGTGAAGGTGGGCCTGCCGCGCAAGAAGCCGCGGGAGTTCAAGCCGGCCTTCGACCTGCCcgaggcgctcgccgccgccgccgcggccgagggcggcggccacgcgcCGAGCTGGGACGCGGAGGGAAGCGTGGTGAAGAACTACGCCGCGTTCGGGGTCGTCGCGAACCCGAACCTCCTCGGCGCGCACGCCCGCGGCACGCCGCGCCTCGTCCAGAGCGCGCCGCTCCAGGCGCCCGACATCGACGCGGCGCGCGCCCCCGTCGACGAGTTCGAGCCCGTCGACTCCGGCAGCGACCTCGAGTCCGACG ATCTGAAATCTGCACTTGGAAAGCAGAGGCGGGATGGGAAATCTGCACCTTTGGAACCACTGACAAAAGTTCAACGGATTTATATTGGCAGATTAATAGAGAAGCATGGTGATGACTACAAG GCCATGTTCATGGATATCAAGCTGAACACGATGCAACACTCGGTTGGTACCCTGAAAAAGCTATGTGAAAGATACCATGTTGTTGGCAAGAGCATCATCCATCCTCTGAAGTAG